The Leptotrichia sp. OH3620_COT-345 genomic sequence GACTGTATTTACTTTTTTTTCATTAACTGCTTTTAATACTTTATCATATAAAATTTGAACTATAATTTCCTGAAATGATTTTGCCACATTTTCTTTACTTATTTTATTTCCCTTCATACTTTCATTATTTATATAATTTGTTATATATGTTTTAATTCCGCTAAAACTGAAGTTATATCCTTCAATATTCGGCTTCTTTATTTTCAATATTTTTTCTCCTCCAACTGAAAGTCTTTCTATTTCAGGCCCTCCAGGATAAGGTAAATTAAGTATTCTGGCAATTTTATCATAAACTTCTCCGACAGCATCATCTAGAGTCTCCCCCATTAATTCTATTTTTATTTTTCCATTTTCATTATTTATATAATATAAATCTGTATGACCGCCTGAAACAATTAATGAAACAGCCGGTAAATTAACATCATTTTCAATAAAGTTAGAAAATATATGTCCCTCTATATGATTTATCGGTATTAACGGAATCTCATTCGCATAACTTAAAGATTTTGCAAACATTAATCCTACAAGAAGAGAACCTATTAAACCGGGAGTATTGGTTACAGCAATATAATCAATATCTTTTAGTCTACACTCGGCTTTTTCCATAGCTTCTTCAAATACAGGCAATATATTTTCAATATGATGTCTTGATGCTATTTCAGGCACAACTCCTCCATATTCTTTATGTATATCTATCTGAGAAGATATTATGTTGCTTAATACATTTTTACCGTTTTCAACTACTGCTACGGAAGTTTCATCACATGATGTTTCAAATGCAAGTATTTTCATTTTTTAAATTCACTGTTATATTATACAAAATATTTATAACCGTGTATCTCCTTTCCTTTTTTATAATATTCACCAATTATTTTTTCATAAACTTCTTCCACAGAAATATCTGACATACATTTTTCATACTTTTTCGGAAATTTATCATCTCCATAAAGAGAATGAGGAATACATTTCGAATTTTTTATTAAAAAAGTTATATCTTCAAAACTGAATAAATCCGGATCCGTGGGACCGAAAAATACAAAAGTTTTTGTCTTTAACGCTCTTGAAATATGAAAAGGTCCTGAATCATTGACAACCGATATTTCAGCATATTTTATTATTACTCCGCTTTCCTTAAAAGATATTTTTCCACACAAATTTATAATTCTGTCATTTTTTTCAATCAAATCATAATCTTCTTTCCCACCTGTAATAAAAATTTTTATATCAGTTTCTCTTACTATTTTTTTAGCAAGTTCATTATAAAAAGGCCATTTTTTTGTAAATTTTGATGCCCCCGGAGAAAGTACAATATATTTTTCCGACAACAAGTTATATTTCTGTATTAATTTTTTTTCCTGATTTTTATCAATATAAAATTCTAAATCATCACCTTTTCCCAGTTTTCGAGCATTATCATCAAAATATATTCCCAACTTTTTCAGTGAAGTAAAATAACTTTCCACAATAGTACAATCAGCTTTATAATTTATAAGCTTAGCTTTTACCAATAATGTTTTCCACCACTTTCTTTTTTTATATCTATAATATTTCGTTTTTTTATTTTCAAGATTTTTTCCAATAATTCTTGATAAAAATTTTGAATGAAGATCTATTATGTAGTTATAATTTTCAGACTTCAATTTATTAATAATTTTCTTTATATACTTTCTGTCTTTACTTTTTTCCCTGTCAAATAATACAACTTTTTTAACATTTGGATTTAAGGAAATCGCCTCCGAAAATGTTGTATATACTAAAAAGTCTATCGTTGCTTCAGGATACTTCTCCTTTATCTTTTTTATAACCGGTGTTGTAAGCACTATATCTCCAAATGAACTGAACCTTATTATTAATATTTTCATTTATTTCCTCATTTTCATATTTTTTATTATTTTAAATTGCCCCCATAACTTTATGAGGCATATACGGTTCTTCTAAATATTTTATATCTTCTTCACTTAATTTAACATTTAATGATGAAATAGCCGTTTCAAGATGAGAAATTTTTGTTGCCCCGATAATAGGTATTACCGTCTGTTTTTTATGCAATAGCCAAGCTAAAGCTATTTCAGCCCTTTCTCTATTATATTTTTCAGCTATTTCCTTTACTCTTTCTATAATTACTTTATCATATTCCATTGTGGAATCGTATTTTCCTTTTTCCGTCTGATCCGTTTCTTGCCTTTTTGTCTTTTCTGAAGAAATATCGCGTGTAAGTCTACCTGAAGCAAGAGGACTGTAAGGAGTAACCGCTATTTTTTCTTCTTTACACAAAGGCATCATTTCTCTTTCTTCTTCTCTATACAGTAAATTCATATGATTCTGCATTGATACGAATTTTGTCCAACCATTTTTCTCAGCTACATATAATGCTTTCTGAAATTGCCACGCATACATGGCAGATGCACCTATATATCTTACTTTCCCCGATTTCACTATATCGTGTAATGCAGACATAGTCTCTTCTATGGGAGTTTTATAATCCCATCTATGAATTATATATAAATCAATATAATCAGTTCCAAGTCTTTTAAGACTGTTTTCCACTTCAGTCATAATTGATTTTCTTGATAGGCCTTGAGCATTAGCTCCGTTATACATTTCGAAAAAAACTTTTGTTGCAATTACTATTTCATGACGTTTAGCATAATTTTTCAAAACTTTTCCCAAAATCTCCTCACTTTTTCCGAATGAGTAAATATTTGCAGTGTCAAAAAAATTAATTCCCATATCCAATGCTTTTTTTATAATGGGACGACTTTCCTCTTCTTTAAGCAGCCATTTATGAATCCAGTTTTCAGGGTCTCCGAATCCCATACATCCAAGACAAATTTTTGATACATCCAGTCCTGTGTTTCCTAATTTAATGTATTCCATTCCAATCCCTCTTTTCTTAAATAAAACTATAAATTTTTGAATCTAATTTTCTTTTTTATTTTGAGTTTAGTAGTTTAAAATATTATACCTTATTTTGGAAAAGAATAACAGTCAATTTTATTGATTATTACAAATTAATCATTAAATAGAAAAAAGAAAGTTCAACACTTTCTTCTTCATAAATTATGAATAACTTTAATATACTCACTATTGAATCAACTGCAAGTATATCTACTGTTATTTAGAAATATAATGGTGCCTAGAAAAGGATTCGAACCTTCGACCCTGCGGGTATGAACCGCATGCTCTAGCCGACTGAGCTATCTAGGCAAAATTGGTGGCGGGAGCTGGATTCGAACCAACGACCTTCGGGTTATGAGCCCGACGAGCTACCAGACTGCTCTATCCCGCGATATTGACTTTCAATAAGTTTAAATGGTGCCTCGGGCCGGACTTGAACCGGCACGGTAATAATTACCACAGGATTTTAAGTCCTGTGCGTCTACCGATTTCGCCACCAAGGCATTTTATCAACTTAATTTCTTAAAGACAAAACAAATTATATATTAATAAATAATATTTGTCAAGGCTTTTTTAAATTATTTTCTGATATTATTTTTCGATTTGATTTTGTATCTTGTTAAATCTTACTTTCAGCTTCTTCAAGAGAAGTATATCCTTTTTCTTTTATAATATTTTCTATATTCAATTCTGCAAGATTTATATTTTTTTGGATACATTCTTTTATATACATTAAATACATCGTTACTGTTTCAAAAGAATAAGAAAACAGCTCCCCTTTAAGATAAGTTTCTATCGAAGTATGCTCAGGAGTATCGTCTTTTGAGTTAAGAACCCTTCCTTTACTTGTAAGTTTCGGGTACTTTTCCATGAGTTCCTTTTCCCAATTCAGATATATCTTGACAATCTGATTTACCGTTTCTCTTTTTTCAGGCAAAATTTCTGGGAAAAACCCTTTTATTTTTTCGTATTCTTCAGGTGCGCTATATTTCATCATTCTTGCATATTTTTCAACTACAAGATTGGATTTATTTTTTTCTGCTTCTTTCAAATCTTCCAAATAACTCTTGAGTACATTTAAAGGAAATGTTTTCCATTGACTTTTTCTCATAATAAGAAATTCTTCTTTATTATCCTGACATTCTGCTCTACCTCCTGTATTTTGAGCAGATTGAAAAAACTGCCATTCCCTTTCAAGAATCTCTTTTATAATTTTTATTTTCCCCTCACTATTTTCAAAATCCATTTTTCCTCCTAATCAAGCCACGGTGACCATTTTCTCAATTTTTCATCTTTTATTTTTTCCTGAATTTCAGGTCCATAATCTAAAAGAAAATCACTGACATTCGCATTATTTATAATTCCCTGATTTTCCAATTCAAAAATTATATTTTCACATATATTTTCTATTATATTAATTTTTTTATCAGTTTCATTTAAAGAAAGCTCACAAAATTCTTTCAGTAAATAATAAATTTTTTCACCTAAAACAGATAATTCTTTCATCTTTCTGTGCATCCATTTATAAAACAGTTTATACTCTCTATTCAGAAGATAAATCATATGAACAGTTTCATCTATAAATTCAGCTTCTGCTACTCTTGCAGCCACATATTCTCCTCTTTTCATACATCGTCCAAAATTATACTGCCCTGATTGTGCTATTTTCATACATCTTGTAGCTATTTTATTAAGTCTTATATCTTCAGGAAAATATTTTTTCAATTCATTTCGTATTTTAGAAAATTCTCCCAAGTTATCAATAAAAATTTCACCGTTTATAGCTGAAGCAAGAGCCGTTTCAGGAATAATACGCCAATCATACAACCTTGTAGGAGCTGTTTCCATTCCTAAAAATTTATAATACCATTCTCCCATATCCAATATTCCCCGTCTTCCGTTACCCCACTCACTTATATTTAATTTCTGAAATCCCATAAACTCTTTAGGAAGTTTGTTTAATCTATCACTAATCATTTTTCCGTACTCTCTATAATCTTCAGATGTCAGCCATATACAACATGATGGTCCGAAATCATGATCTCTGGAAATTTCATCATCATATCCGAAGCATTCCGATCCTTCTCCTGCAAGGCCTGCTGCCACTCTGTCCAACAATTGAGGAAATTCTTTTTTCAGCTCGGGTAAATATACATTTTCAAAATACAGTTTCGATAACTCAAGACCCTTTATTTTATTATCCATGATTATTACTTTCCTATTCTTTCTTTTACAATTTCAATATTTGATACAAGATTTCTGTAATTATTACTATTTTCTCCGAAAGATTTTTTACATATTTCAGCACTTTGTTCAAAAAGTTCAAGGGCTTTTTCAAAATTTTTCTCATTATAATAATGTATTGCAAGATTATTCAAAGAAGCTGAATAAAGGCTGTGATTTTTCCCCACTTCTTTTTCAATTAATTCAAGGGAAGTTTTTAAACAGTTTTCAGACAAATCATTTTTTCCGACTTTCATATACGGAATTACAAGATTGCTCAAAGTTGTTGCATATTGTAACCTATATTTTTCAGAATTTTCAAGTATTCTAAGACTTTTTTCATGAAGTTCCACAGCTTCTACATATCTGGAGTGCTCTTGATAAAAAAGCCCCAAGTTATTACATACTCCGGCATATAAATAATCATTCTGAAGATTATTCTTTTCATATATTCTCATCGCATCCAAATAAAATTTTTCAGCTTCATCAAATTTCTTCATAAATCTGTATACTTCAGCTAAATTTAAGTTACATGTTGCATATCCTGTATTTTCAACACCATAACATTTTTCTATTATTTTTTTTGCTTTTAAGAGAGCATTTTCAGCTTCATCAAAAGCACTTACATATTTTAAAGTCCCCCCAAGTTCGTTTAAAATTTTTATATTTTCATCACTTTCATTTCCATATACTTCTTCAGTTAATCTTGCGAGCTTTTTCAGAACTTCGACTTCTTCCAAAGTTTTCCCCTCATACATGTAACGATTTCTCAATTCAGTCAGCTCAACTATTTCAATTTTTTTTTCTTCAATTAAAGCCATAATTATTTTCTCCTGATTCTATATTTATCCTAACTTTTCATTTAAACATTCTAAAGCAGTAAGCAGGCAATTTTCTGTATGCCTGCTTATCTTTTTCTTAATTTGAATATACCATCTTTAAAATTCTTTGTCAATTAAAATAACTTTCTGACATATTTTAGACATCTTTACTATAAAAGAAACCTTTACTTATTTTTTACCTTTTTATATTCCTTTCCATAATAAGCTTTAAGATAAATTTCCTTCAATTCTGAGATTAACGGGTATCTCGGATTTGCCGGTGTACACTGATCATCAAATGCATCAAGTGCCATTTTATCCACTGAATCTAAAAAGTCTTTTTCAGGTATTCCATATTCTTTTATACTCATAGGAACTCCTATTTTTTCTTTCAACTCATCTATATGTTTAATTAAATTTTCCGTTTTCTCTTCTTTTGTTTTCCCTCCTAAATTGAAAAAATCAGCCATTGCAGCATATCTCTGCATTGCATCAGGATATCTATATTGAGGAAACAATCCCATTTTTGTAGGGGCTTCTACAGAATTATATTTTATAACTTCATTTAAAAGCATAGCGTTAGCAATGCCGTGAGGAACGTGGAATCTTCCTCCCAGTTTATGAGCCAACGAATGGCATATTCCTAAAAACGCATTTGCAAAGGCCATTCCTGCAAGACATGAAGCGTTTGCCATTTTTTCCTTTGCCTTTATGGCATCTTTCCCTTTTTCTACCGATTCAGGAAGATACTTAAATACAAGTCTCGTAGCTTCCAATGAATAAGGTTTTGTATATTCTGTTGCCAACACTGATACATATGACTCTATCGCATGAGTCAGAACGTCTATCCCCGACGCTACAGTAAGTCCTTTAGGCATTGTCAACATTAGTTCAGGATCATTTATCGCTACATTAGGAGTCAATTCATAATCTGCAAGAGGATATTTTATCCCTGTAGTATCATCAGTAATTACTGAAAAAGGCGTTACTTCAGAACCTGTCCCTGCTGATGTTGCCACCGCTACGAATTTTGCTTTCAATCCCATTTTAGGAAATTCAAATATTCTCTTTCTTATATCCATAAATCTCATTGCCAGATCTCTAAATCTTATTTCAGGATATTCATACAATACCCACATTATTTTAGCCGCATCCATTGCTGAACCTCCTCCTAAGGCTATAATAACATCCGGTCTGTATTCAAGCATAGCTTTAGCTCCTTCCTGTGTGGAACTTAATGTAGGATCTTCATTTACTTCAGAAAAAATTCTGTAGTCTATTCCTATTTCATCAAGAACTCTTGTTACGTGTGTTGTAAAACCTAATTCTGCCAAAGTTTTATCAGTTACTATAAAAGCTTTTTTATGTTCTCCCTTCAATTCTTCAAGGGCAATAGGTAACGAACCGTATTTAAAATATACCTTTTCAGGAATTCTGAACCACAACATATTTTCTCTTCTTTCCGCTATTGTTTTCACATTCAACAAATGTTTTACTCCGACATTTTCAGACACTGAATTTCCTCCCCATGAACCACATCCTAATGTTAGCGAAGGCTCCAGTTTAAAGTTAAAGACATCTCCTATCGCTCCTAATGAAGCAGGCATATTTATTAACGTTCTCCCTGTTTTCATGCTTACACCGAATTTGTCTATTTTTTCTTTTTCAGCTAAATTAATATATAAAAGGGATGTATGTCCCAATCCTCCCAATTCTATAAGTTTTTTGGCTTTATCCAAGGCATCATCAAAATTTTCAGCCTTGTACATCGCTAATACGGGAGAAAGTTTTTCATGAGCAAAAGGTTCTTCTTCACCTGTCGACTTTACTTCACCTATAAGTACTCTTGCTTCTTCAGGTACTTTTATTCCTGCAAGTTTTGCTATTTTATATGCACTTTGTCCTACAATATCTGCATTCAAATTTCCTTCAATAAACATTATTTTTCTAACTTTTTCAATTTCATCTTTATTAAGAATATAGGCTCCCCTCAGCTCAAATTCCTTTTTTACTTTCTCGTAAATAGACTTATCGACAATTACCGACTGTTCCGAAGCACATATTACCCCATTGTCAAAAGTTTTTGAAAGTAACGTATAGTTTACCGTCATTTTAATATCTGCACTTTCATCTATTATTACCGGTGTATTTCCTGCTCCTACTCCTATCGCAGGTCTTCCTGAAGAATATGCCGCTTTTACCATTCCCGGCCCTCCTGTCGCTAAAATCAGGTCCGAATTTGACATAAGTTCTTTTGACAGCTCTACACTCGGTTCATCTATCCAGCCTATTATATCTTTTGGAGCTCCATATTTTATAGCTGTTTCCAATGCAATCTTCGCAGTTTCTATTGTACTTTTTTTTGCTCTCGGATGAGGTGACAATATTATTGCATTTCTTGTCTTTAATGCAAGAAGCATTTTAAAAGCGGCAGTTGATGTAGGGTTTGTTGTAGGTATTACTCCCGCTATTATTCCTATTGGAGTGGCTATTTTTTTTATCCCGTATGATTTATCCTCTTCCAGTACTCCACATGTTTTTTCATCCTTATATCTGTTATAGATATATTCGGAAGCAAAATGATTTTTTATAACTTTATCTTCTAATATCCCCATTCTTGTTTCTTCCACAGCTAATTTAGCAAGAGTTATTCTTTCATCATTTATTCTCTGTGCTACTTTTCTAAAAATTTTATCCACTTTTTCCTGTTCAAACGTAGCAAACTCTTCCTGTGCTTTTTTTACTCTTTCCATAAGTTCTTTTAAACTTTTTAAGTCTTTCACCATTACTTTTCTCCTCCTGTGTTATTTTTTCTCCGAATTTTCAACATATTTATTTGTGAATTTTTTAACATAAATATTATTTAAAAAAACGGAATTTTTTTCCACATTAATGATAATACATTTTTTCAAGCTTAATGTCAAGATATTTTTTTCATTTAGTAAAAATTTTAATTGAAAATCATTGAAACACAATAGAAGTTTTCCTTGTTTTTTTAAACATTTCAAATATTTTTCCAACCTTTTTTAGAAAAAAGGGGAAGTCAAAAACTTTCCAACTCAAACTATTTCTTACTTAAAAACATTTCATTTATTGAAAAATCACAAACTCACTTCGCTCAAGCATTGATTTTTTTTACATTCATTTTCTTATTTTTTCATTAAATAATTTAAATGTTGAATTTCAGTTTTGACTTTATTTCTTCATATGTATAAAAATAACAGAACAAACGGAATTTTACTGCAACTGCCGTCTATTCTGCCATTCTATAAATTTATTTTTTGTATTGTTATTTTTAGCTTACAATTGCTTTTCCATACTCTTTACATGCTTCTACTTTTTCGTCGTCATCAGGGGATAAATTCACCATACACCCTTCTCCCACAACAGATATATCTTCTTTATCCAGATCCTGAATCCACATACTTAGCCAGTCTCCTTCACCCCAATCATAAGAACCGAAAACTCCTATTTTTTTGCCTTTCAACTTATCTTTTACACTTTCTACAAAATCTGCTATTTCAGGCGCAACTTCTTCAGACCCTGTTGCAGGTGATCCAAACGCTAAAAAATCAGCTTCTACAGAGTTTTCATCAGCTGAATCCACAGAAATCATTTCAACTTCAACTCCTGCACTTTTAGCTCCTTCTTCTATATAAGTTGCCATCTGTTCGGTATTTCCAGTGCCACTGAAATAAATAATATTCAACTTAGCCATAATTTTCCTCCCAAAAATTTAATTTATTTTTATATTTTCATATGCATTTAATTATATAATCAAATTACTTCAAAGTCAATATTTTATTATTTCCTTTATTATAATTTTTATTATGAAACTGTTCAAAATTTACCAGTTATTTTGTAAGTCTGTAAGTATCTCTTGCTATTACAAGCTCTTCCGCAGTTTCTATCTTATACACTTTTATTTTTGAATCAGGCATTGATAATTCGACATTCCCTGAAGTTCTTATTCCATTTTTTTCAAAATCGAATTTTACTC encodes the following:
- the tsaD gene encoding tRNA (adenosine(37)-N6)-threonylcarbamoyltransferase complex transferase subunit TsaD — its product is MKILAFETSCDETSVAVVENGKNVLSNIISSQIDIHKEYGGVVPEIASRHHIENILPVFEEAMEKAECRLKDIDYIAVTNTPGLIGSLLVGLMFAKSLSYANEIPLIPINHIEGHIFSNFIENDVNLPAVSLIVSGGHTDLYYINNENGKIKIELMGETLDDAVGEVYDKIARILNLPYPGGPEIERLSVGGEKILKIKKPNIEGYNFSFSGIKTYITNYINNESMKGNKISKENVAKSFQEIIVQILYDKVLKAVNEKKVNTVLVAGGVSANKRLREKFKELPENIKINFPKMEYCTDNGAMIGAAAYYKLKNKEYDIKENKYNLDAKSTKEKHKDNPKM
- a CDS encoding glycosyltransferase family 9 protein; its protein translation is MKILIIRFSSFGDIVLTTPVIKKIKEKYPEATIDFLVYTTFSEAISLNPNVKKVVLFDREKSKDRKYIKKIINKLKSENYNYIIDLHSKFLSRIIGKNLENKKTKYYRYKKRKWWKTLLVKAKLINYKADCTIVESYFTSLKKLGIYFDDNARKLGKGDDLEFYIDKNQEKKLIQKYNLLSEKYIVLSPGASKFTKKWPFYNELAKKIVRETDIKIFITGGKEDYDLIEKNDRIINLCGKISFKESGVIIKYAEISVVNDSGPFHISRALKTKTFVFFGPTDPDLFSFEDITFLIKNSKCIPHSLYGDDKFPKKYEKCMSDISVEEVYEKIIGEYYKKGKEIHGYKYFV
- a CDS encoding aldo/keto reductase; amino-acid sequence: MEYIKLGNTGLDVSKICLGCMGFGDPENWIHKWLLKEEESRPIIKKALDMGINFFDTANIYSFGKSEEILGKVLKNYAKRHEIVIATKVFFEMYNGANAQGLSRKSIMTEVENSLKRLGTDYIDLYIIHRWDYKTPIEETMSALHDIVKSGKVRYIGASAMYAWQFQKALYVAEKNGWTKFVSMQNHMNLLYREEEREMMPLCKEEKIAVTPYSPLASGRLTRDISSEKTKRQETDQTEKGKYDSTMEYDKVIIERVKEIAEKYNRERAEIALAWLLHKKQTVIPIIGATKISHLETAISSLNVKLSEEDIKYLEEPYMPHKVMGAI
- a CDS encoding DUF4125 family protein gives rise to the protein MDFENSEGKIKIIKEILEREWQFFQSAQNTGGRAECQDNKEEFLIMRKSQWKTFPLNVLKSYLEDLKEAEKNKSNLVVEKYARMMKYSAPEEYEKIKGFFPEILPEKRETVNQIVKIYLNWEKELMEKYPKLTSKGRVLNSKDDTPEHTSIETYLKGELFSYSFETVTMYLMYIKECIQKNINLAELNIENIIKEKGYTSLEEAESKI
- a CDS encoding DUF4037 domain-containing protein, which encodes MDNKIKGLELSKLYFENVYLPELKKEFPQLLDRVAAGLAGEGSECFGYDDEISRDHDFGPSCCIWLTSEDYREYGKMISDRLNKLPKEFMGFQKLNISEWGNGRRGILDMGEWYYKFLGMETAPTRLYDWRIIPETALASAINGEIFIDNLGEFSKIRNELKKYFPEDIRLNKIATRCMKIAQSGQYNFGRCMKRGEYVAARVAEAEFIDETVHMIYLLNREYKLFYKWMHRKMKELSVLGEKIYYLLKEFCELSLNETDKKINIIENICENIIFELENQGIINNANVSDFLLDYGPEIQEKIKDEKLRKWSPWLD
- a CDS encoding tetratricopeptide repeat protein, whose amino-acid sequence is MALIEEKKIEIVELTELRNRYMYEGKTLEEVEVLKKLARLTEEVYGNESDENIKILNELGGTLKYVSAFDEAENALLKAKKIIEKCYGVENTGYATCNLNLAEVYRFMKKFDEAEKFYLDAMRIYEKNNLQNDYLYAGVCNNLGLFYQEHSRYVEAVELHEKSLRILENSEKYRLQYATTLSNLVIPYMKVGKNDLSENCLKTSLELIEKEVGKNHSLYSASLNNLAIHYYNEKNFEKALELFEQSAEICKKSFGENSNNYRNLVSNIEIVKERIGK
- the adhE gene encoding bifunctional acetaldehyde-CoA/alcohol dehydrogenase, with amino-acid sequence MVKDLKSLKELMERVKKAQEEFATFEQEKVDKIFRKVAQRINDERITLAKLAVEETRMGILEDKVIKNHFASEYIYNRYKDEKTCGVLEEDKSYGIKKIATPIGIIAGVIPTTNPTSTAAFKMLLALKTRNAIILSPHPRAKKSTIETAKIALETAIKYGAPKDIIGWIDEPSVELSKELMSNSDLILATGGPGMVKAAYSSGRPAIGVGAGNTPVIIDESADIKMTVNYTLLSKTFDNGVICASEQSVIVDKSIYEKVKKEFELRGAYILNKDEIEKVRKIMFIEGNLNADIVGQSAYKIAKLAGIKVPEEARVLIGEVKSTGEEEPFAHEKLSPVLAMYKAENFDDALDKAKKLIELGGLGHTSLLYINLAEKEKIDKFGVSMKTGRTLINMPASLGAIGDVFNFKLEPSLTLGCGSWGGNSVSENVGVKHLLNVKTIAERRENMLWFRIPEKVYFKYGSLPIALEELKGEHKKAFIVTDKTLAELGFTTHVTRVLDEIGIDYRIFSEVNEDPTLSSTQEGAKAMLEYRPDVIIALGGGSAMDAAKIMWVLYEYPEIRFRDLAMRFMDIRKRIFEFPKMGLKAKFVAVATSAGTGSEVTPFSVITDDTTGIKYPLADYELTPNVAINDPELMLTMPKGLTVASGIDVLTHAIESYVSVLATEYTKPYSLEATRLVFKYLPESVEKGKDAIKAKEKMANASCLAGMAFANAFLGICHSLAHKLGGRFHVPHGIANAMLLNEVIKYNSVEAPTKMGLFPQYRYPDAMQRYAAMADFFNLGGKTKEEKTENLIKHIDELKEKIGVPMSIKEYGIPEKDFLDSVDKMALDAFDDQCTPANPRYPLISELKEIYLKAYYGKEYKKVKNK
- a CDS encoding flavodoxin domain-containing protein — encoded protein: MAKLNIIYFSGTGNTEQMATYIEEGAKSAGVEVEMISVDSADENSVEADFLAFGSPATGSEEVAPEIADFVESVKDKLKGKKIGVFGSYDWGEGDWLSMWIQDLDKEDISVVGEGCMVNLSPDDDEKVEACKEYGKAIVS